Proteins encoded in a region of the Brevundimonas vesicularis genome:
- a CDS encoding helix-turn-helix domain-containing protein: MNTAADRKLFLGARLKRLRRDLGLTQTAMAADLDVSPSYLNHIERNQRPVSAQLLLRLADTYDVDLRALNQGGAADEARLTEILTDPLFKGLSAPRHELVQLLEEAPGVADALLRLYQAFDDGRTRARAAAETGESPIETSPAEWVREYIQSRGNHFPELDQMGEALSDALSAEAPAHADGFEPAARHRLAARHDLGVRTLPAEVMVEWTRRYDLHRRRLLLSETLGPSSRAFAIAYQLALAEQGPALNALAEAANAPDAPTRSLLKVALTNTLAAATLMPYAAFQRAAEETRYDLARLQTRFGVSYEQAAHRLTTLSRPTARGVPFFLMRVDQAGNISKRYAAGAFPFSRFGGACPRWRLHSAFRTPGRIVTQIIETPDGGRWFTFARTVERQGHDGYDERHDLAVGLGCELRHAHRLAYAHGIDLQNPEVTPIGPACRLCHRHPCAERAAAPIDRPLAVDDWSKSVSPYPFGAA; the protein is encoded by the coding sequence ATGAACACCGCCGCTGACCGCAAGCTGTTTCTGGGCGCCCGGCTCAAGCGGCTCCGGCGCGATCTCGGCCTGACCCAGACCGCCATGGCTGCCGACCTGGACGTTTCGCCCAGCTATCTCAATCACATAGAACGCAATCAGCGCCCGGTCTCAGCTCAGCTGCTGCTGCGATTGGCGGACACCTATGACGTCGATCTGCGCGCGCTGAACCAGGGTGGGGCGGCGGACGAGGCGCGTCTCACGGAGATCCTGACCGATCCTCTATTCAAGGGTCTGTCCGCGCCCCGGCACGAACTGGTGCAACTGTTGGAAGAGGCGCCCGGTGTCGCCGACGCCCTGCTGCGCCTCTATCAGGCTTTCGACGACGGCCGCACGCGCGCCCGCGCCGCCGCCGAGACGGGCGAAAGCCCGATCGAGACCAGTCCCGCCGAATGGGTGCGCGAATACATCCAGTCGCGCGGCAACCATTTTCCCGAACTGGACCAGATGGGCGAGGCCCTGTCCGACGCCCTGTCCGCCGAGGCGCCCGCCCACGCCGACGGCTTCGAACCCGCCGCGCGCCATCGGCTGGCGGCCAGGCATGATCTGGGGGTCCGCACACTACCGGCCGAGGTCATGGTGGAATGGACCCGCCGCTACGACCTGCACCGCCGCCGGCTGTTGCTGTCGGAAACCCTGGGGCCGTCCTCACGCGCCTTCGCCATCGCCTATCAACTGGCCTTGGCCGAGCAAGGGCCGGCGCTCAACGCGCTGGCAGAGGCCGCGAACGCGCCGGACGCGCCCACTCGATCGCTGCTGAAGGTGGCCCTGACCAACACGCTCGCCGCCGCGACCCTGATGCCCTACGCCGCCTTCCAGCGGGCGGCGGAAGAGACGCGCTATGACTTGGCTCGGCTCCAGACCCGGTTCGGCGTCAGCTACGAACAGGCCGCGCACCGCCTGACCACCCTGTCGCGCCCCACCGCGCGCGGCGTGCCCTTCTTCCTGATGCGGGTCGATCAGGCGGGCAACATCTCCAAACGCTATGCGGCCGGCGCCTTTCCCTTCTCGCGTTTCGGCGGCGCCTGCCCGCGCTGGCGGCTGCATTCGGCCTTCCGCACGCCGGGCCGCATCGTCACCCAGATCATCGAGACTCCAGATGGCGGCCGCTGGTTCACCTTCGCCCGCACGGTCGAGCGGCAAGGCCACGACGGCTATGACGAGCGCCACGACCTCGCCGTCGGCCTGGGGTGCGAACTGCGTCACGCGCATCGTCTGGCCTACGCCCACGGCATCGACCTGCAGAACCCCGAGGTCACGCCCATCGGCCCGGCCTGCCGCCTGTGTCACCGTCACCCCTGCGCCGAACGCGCCGCCGCTCCCATCGACCGCCCGCTGGCGGTCGATGACTGGTCCAAGTCCGTCAGCCCCTATCCGTTCGGCGCCGCCTGA